In Dyadobacter sp. CECT 9275, the following proteins share a genomic window:
- a CDS encoding trans-sulfuration enzyme family protein encodes MRKQTKAVRTQTKKTHYREHSTPLFLTSSFSFESAEQGKALFEETEQGNLYSRFSNPTVQEFIDKVCILEDCEDGVATATGMAAVFASMAALLKSGDHILACRALFGSAHQIITQILSKWNITYTYLDATATAAEWEAAVQPNTRMIYLETPSNPGLDLVDLEMIGKICKQHNLIFNVDNCFASPALQNPVAYGADLVLHSATKFMDGQGRVLGGIVVGKKEYIKELRFFCRQTGPSMSPFNAWVLSKSLETLELRMEKHCSNALKLATALDNHPDVKQVKYPFLESHPQHALAKKQMRGGGAIVTIELDGGFERVSGFMKALEIATLSSNLGDTRTIVTNPYTTTHAKLKEEEKLALGITEGLIRISVGLEHVDDLIEDFTNAVEVSVKSDILE; translated from the coding sequence ATGAGAAAGCAAACCAAGGCAGTAAGAACGCAGACAAAAAAAACCCATTACCGTGAGCACTCCACTCCGTTATTCCTGACAAGCAGTTTCTCTTTTGAAAGTGCTGAACAAGGTAAAGCGCTGTTTGAAGAAACAGAGCAGGGTAATTTATACAGTCGTTTTTCCAATCCGACGGTGCAGGAATTTATTGACAAAGTCTGTATCCTGGAAGATTGTGAAGATGGTGTAGCTACGGCTACCGGCATGGCTGCGGTTTTTGCTAGTATGGCGGCCCTGCTCAAAAGCGGAGACCATATTCTTGCCTGTCGTGCGCTTTTTGGTTCCGCACACCAGATCATCACGCAGATACTCAGCAAGTGGAACATCACTTACACTTATCTGGATGCTACCGCTACGGCGGCAGAATGGGAAGCGGCTGTTCAGCCCAATACCCGGATGATCTATCTGGAAACGCCGTCAAACCCCGGACTGGACCTGGTTGACCTTGAAATGATCGGAAAGATATGCAAGCAACATAATCTTATTTTTAACGTAGATAACTGCTTCGCTTCACCCGCCCTCCAGAATCCGGTTGCCTACGGTGCCGACCTCGTTTTACATTCTGCAACCAAGTTTATGGATGGACAGGGAAGAGTTTTGGGAGGTATTGTCGTTGGTAAGAAAGAGTATATCAAAGAACTGCGTTTTTTCTGCCGGCAAACTGGTCCTTCGATGTCCCCGTTTAATGCATGGGTGCTGAGTAAAAGTTTGGAAACGCTTGAATTAAGAATGGAAAAACATTGTTCCAATGCTTTGAAACTTGCAACGGCGCTGGATAACCATCCGGATGTAAAACAGGTGAAATATCCATTTCTGGAATCACATCCGCAACATGCTCTTGCAAAAAAACAAATGAGAGGCGGTGGTGCTATAGTAACAATTGAACTGGACGGAGGTTTTGAACGTGTTTCTGGTTTTATGAAGGCATTGGAAATCGCTACGCTTTCATCTAACCTGGGAGATACCCGTACCATCGTGACCAACCCCTATACAACAACACACGCCAAATTGAAGGAAGAAGAAAAGCTGGCCCTTGGCATTACCGAAGGTTTGATCCGGATTTCCGTTGGGCTTGAACACGTTGACGACCTGATTGAGGATTTCACCAATGCGGTGGAAGTTTCGGTCAAAAGTGATATATTGGAGTAA
- a CDS encoding sulfite exporter TauE/SafE family protein — protein sequence MKEDANALPTPHTAESKVWETHPVAIIASGDPEEDRRLAALARKNGNKVFLRDLPEESDDIFFKQTQAPIDVVSTSQHDTKTKLTWETVQQKIWAATLRKRSRTEIGVNLFAAIALMVIGHLIFTYITYDRLSVLWNELELNEEFFYYVLGGFVAQMIDGALGMAYGVTAATFLLTLGVPPSAVSASVHSSEIFTSGVSGYMHLKFGNVNSKLFKKILFPGVLGAITGAYLLSSLEQYIYIIKPLVAVYTLILGILIIQKALKKRVEKRPIRKIGWLAMAGGTLDSIGGGGWGPIVTSTLIARGRHPKYTIGSVNLAEFFVSLASSVTFITLIGFSHWQVVLGLILGGMVAAPIAASLSRKLPVKTMMIMVGTIVIIVSLRIIYMVIF from the coding sequence TTGAAGGAAGACGCGAACGCTTTGCCCACCCCTCACACGGCTGAATCCAAAGTATGGGAGACACATCCTGTGGCAATCATTGCGAGTGGTGATCCTGAGGAAGATAGGCGACTTGCTGCCCTGGCTAGAAAGAACGGGAATAAAGTATTTCTTCGTGATCTTCCGGAGGAGTCGGACGACATCTTCTTCAAACAGACTCAGGCTCCTATTGATGTCGTTTCAACTTCTCAACATGATACAAAAACAAAGCTGACCTGGGAAACCGTTCAGCAGAAAATATGGGCAGCCACTTTGCGCAAACGCAGCCGGACAGAAATAGGTGTAAACCTATTTGCGGCCATTGCTCTCATGGTAATTGGCCACCTGATTTTTACCTACATTACCTACGACAGGCTTTCGGTACTCTGGAACGAGCTTGAACTGAACGAAGAATTCTTCTATTATGTATTGGGAGGTTTTGTAGCCCAGATGATCGACGGAGCGCTTGGGATGGCCTATGGGGTTACCGCTGCCACCTTTTTGCTCACCCTGGGAGTACCTCCTTCGGCGGTTAGTGCCAGCGTACACTCTTCCGAAATTTTCACGAGTGGCGTTTCGGGTTACATGCACTTGAAGTTTGGGAATGTAAACAGCAAACTCTTCAAGAAAATCCTTTTCCCGGGAGTCCTCGGAGCCATTACCGGTGCTTACCTGCTGTCGTCTCTGGAACAATATATTTACATTATCAAACCGCTTGTTGCTGTATATACCCTCATTTTGGGAATTCTTATCATTCAGAAAGCGTTAAAGAAACGTGTTGAAAAACGCCCGATCAGGAAAATAGGATGGCTGGCCATGGCTGGCGGCACATTGGACTCCATTGGCGGAGGAGGCTGGGGACCCATCGTAACATCCACATTGATTGCCAGAGGCCGTCATCCAAAGTACACCATTGGGTCGGTTAACCTGGCGGAGTTTTTTGTATCACTGGCCAGCTCGGTAACCTTCATCACCCTGATCGGATTTTCGCACTGGCAGGTGGTTTTAGGACTGATACTGGGTGGAATGGTTGCCGCTCCTATTGCGGCGAGTCTTTCCAGAAAACTGCCCGTAAAAACAATGATGATTATGGTGGGCACCATTGTCATTATCGTCAGTTTAAGGATCATCTATATGGTTATCTTTTAG
- a CDS encoding FAD-dependent oxidoreductase, translating into MIKEESAFKRTPKSISLNGDLVIVGGGLTGTCAAITAARQGVKVILVQDRPVLGGNTSSEVRLWILGATSHMGNNNRWARETGVVDEILLENINRNPDGNPLIFDTVLLEKVVEEKNITLLLNTAVYDLDKKDAETISLVHAFCSQNSTQYSLSAPLFCDASGDGIVGFLSGAAFRMGAEALEEFGEKFAPDKAYGELLGHSMYFYSKDIGRPVKFTPPSFALQDITQIPRYKTFNPKDFGCRLWWLEFGGRLDTVHDTETIKWELWKVVYGAWNYIKNSGEFPEAENMTLEWVGTIPGKRESRRFEGDYMIKQQDIVEQKAFEDTVAFGGWSIDLHPADGVYSDQSGCNQWHSKGVYPIPYRCFYSRNINNLFIAGRIISATHVAFASTRVMATSATTGQAVAVAAALCKKYNCSPREVGQQHLQELQLELYRSGSYLPQVKVSDTDNLVSKASITASSTLRLSGLPGSDHWETIKHSVAQMLPVKGAIPAMTVQIEALTGTELVVELRKSSKSFNHTPDVTLETKRIMLPVGKHAITLDWTSVFDEHCYAFVCFMKNENIRLQYSEKRVTGLLTVFNATNPAVSNYGKQEPTEDIGVDTFEFWCPQRRPNGRNLAFKLDKAIEFFGTENLVNGSNRPIEKPNAWVSDFADRDPKITITWDKPEEIRQIELVFDTDYDHPMENVIYVHPETVMPFCATDIIITNCNDEVLAAITENHQSRRSVFLEKPVLTQQLKVCLKGSSGHVPLSLFEVRCY; encoded by the coding sequence ATGATAAAAGAAGAATCAGCTTTCAAAAGAACTCCTAAGTCCATTTCCCTGAATGGCGATCTGGTCATTGTGGGAGGTGGCCTGACCGGCACATGTGCGGCGATCACGGCGGCACGGCAGGGAGTAAAAGTTATACTGGTGCAGGACCGGCCCGTACTGGGCGGCAACACCTCCAGTGAGGTAAGGCTATGGATTTTAGGTGCTACCTCACACATGGGCAACAATAACCGCTGGGCCAGAGAAACAGGCGTGGTGGATGAGATATTGCTGGAAAACATCAACCGTAATCCGGATGGTAACCCGCTGATATTTGATACGGTGCTGCTGGAAAAAGTGGTGGAAGAAAAAAACATCACGCTCTTACTGAATACCGCAGTATATGATCTGGACAAAAAAGATGCAGAGACAATCTCACTGGTACATGCCTTTTGCAGCCAGAACAGTACACAGTATAGTCTTTCTGCTCCGTTATTTTGCGACGCCTCCGGCGATGGGATTGTCGGCTTTCTTTCCGGAGCGGCTTTCAGGATGGGTGCCGAGGCTCTCGAAGAATTTGGTGAGAAATTTGCTCCGGACAAGGCCTACGGTGAACTACTGGGACATTCCATGTATTTCTATTCCAAGGATATCGGCAGGCCGGTAAAGTTTACGCCACCATCATTTGCCCTGCAGGATATCACCCAGATACCCCGTTACAAAACTTTTAACCCCAAAGATTTCGGTTGCCGGCTCTGGTGGCTGGAGTTCGGTGGAAGGCTGGATACCGTGCATGATACCGAAACAATTAAATGGGAATTGTGGAAAGTCGTTTATGGCGCCTGGAATTATATCAAAAACTCGGGCGAATTTCCCGAAGCTGAAAATATGACCCTGGAATGGGTAGGTACCATTCCGGGCAAACGGGAAAGTCGCCGTTTTGAAGGCGACTATATGATTAAACAGCAGGATATAGTTGAACAAAAAGCCTTTGAGGATACCGTCGCTTTTGGCGGATGGAGTATTGACCTACACCCCGCCGACGGGGTATATAGCGACCAGTCGGGCTGTAATCAGTGGCATAGCAAAGGTGTTTATCCTATTCCTTACCGCTGTTTTTATAGCCGTAATATCAATAATCTTTTTATAGCTGGACGTATCATCAGCGCCACCCATGTGGCGTTTGCCTCCACCCGCGTGATGGCGACCAGTGCAACAACGGGACAAGCCGTAGCCGTAGCTGCTGCTTTATGTAAAAAATACAATTGCAGCCCACGGGAAGTAGGACAGCAGCATTTGCAGGAATTACAGCTGGAGCTTTACCGCTCCGGATCGTATTTGCCTCAGGTAAAAGTTAGCGACACCGACAACCTTGTTTCAAAGGCCTCCATCACGGCGTCCTCCACTTTGAGGTTATCCGGATTGCCCGGCTCAGACCATTGGGAAACCATTAAGCATTCCGTGGCCCAAATGCTCCCGGTCAAGGGTGCTATACCCGCCATGACCGTGCAGATTGAGGCCCTCACAGGAACAGAACTGGTGGTAGAATTAAGAAAAAGCAGCAAGTCGTTCAACCATACGCCGGACGTAACACTTGAGACCAAAAGGATAATGCTACCTGTAGGGAAACATGCCATTACACTTGACTGGACTTCCGTCTTCGATGAGCACTGTTATGCTTTTGTCTGTTTCATGAAAAATGAAAATATCAGGTTACAGTACAGTGAGAAGCGGGTTACCGGATTGCTTACCGTTTTCAACGCTACCAACCCGGCGGTATCCAATTATGGAAAACAAGAACCAACCGAAGATATAGGGGTGGATACTTTTGAATTCTGGTGCCCGCAACGCCGCCCCAATGGCCGGAATCTCGCGTTTAAACTGGACAAAGCGATTGAATTTTTCGGGACTGAAAATCTGGTAAACGGCTCTAACCGACCCATAGAAAAGCCCAATGCCTGGGTTTCGGATTTTGCAGACAGAGATCCGAAAATCACCATTACCTGGGACAAACCCGAGGAAATCAGACAAATTGAGCTGGTATTCGATACCGATTACGACCATCCGATGGAAAATGTTATTTACGTCCACCCCGAAACGGTGATGCCTTTTTGCGCAACGGATATCATTATTACCAATTGCAACGACGAAGTACTTGCTGCAATCACCGAAAATCACCAAAGCCGCAGATCCGTTTTCCTGGAAAAACCTGTACTTACCCAGCAGCTTAAAGTCTGCCTTAAAGGCAGCAGCGGCCATGTTCCTCTTTCCTTATTTGAAGTACGTTGTTATTAG
- a CDS encoding glycoside hydrolase family 2 protein gives MMNSKFHLLIVAFFFFGYRVALAQYTIGQAEAIPLHGEWSFALDPANMGINGNWYSDQLDKNTRFDKVTVPHCFSTDPRFQFFTGTVWYRKPFVWKRSPGKRIILHFDAVFYKSSVWLNNQKVGQHEGGYTPFSFDITDFLKEGDNLLALSVNNDTWQPGTIPGAKDNNRVNDPFNGWMNYGGLVRPVYLTVKPEVYAENLKIEATPDLQKGTASLKTKLRIRNASQKAVSPKTALSITLEGKNIPLNWKHHTPVISPGQTLVIEYEAALATAQVKLWNLDSPHLYQLTAVTGSDTIRSHFGIRKVEVKNAQLLLNGKPMRIAGGNRVVDHPGLGSLEPDWLVEKDFRLMKEAGMEFQRLTHYTPSENFYNLADRYGMLIITEAGNWQLTPRQMENDTIRAHFRQQFKEMVERDWNHPSVIAYSVGNEYLSELPEGQRWTKDMIEYARELDPTRLYTFASMRLNILPAKPEDEASQYVDIVCANIYGGHAKTLDHIHKLYPDKPILVSEWGVRADDKTEFWYEKPRTDVHHFNESEVNQAKHVSDVVSEVRKRPFVVGASWWSYNDYRSRHFLSNPNGYRPWGIVRPDRSLRPAYQTYQKEMAVLTIEKTGFTTGTEGIHQLKLLIRSRADFPAYETSGYVLEAGNSKFSIPAMKPGESKELNIPVKGFDKNIVLKIYKPTGFLVTETRTELK, from the coding sequence ATGATGAATTCTAAATTTCACCTTCTGATCGTAGCCTTTTTCTTCTTCGGATATCGGGTAGCGCTGGCACAGTATACCATCGGCCAGGCCGAGGCAATCCCCTTACATGGTGAATGGTCTTTTGCCCTCGACCCTGCCAACATGGGAATAAATGGAAATTGGTATTCAGACCAGCTCGATAAAAACACAAGGTTTGATAAGGTTACCGTTCCGCATTGTTTTTCCACAGATCCCCGTTTTCAGTTTTTTACCGGAACCGTATGGTACCGCAAGCCCTTTGTGTGGAAGAGATCGCCGGGAAAACGGATCATACTCCATTTTGATGCGGTTTTTTATAAATCTTCTGTCTGGCTTAATAACCAGAAGGTAGGACAGCATGAAGGCGGTTACACACCCTTCAGCTTCGACATTACAGACTTTTTAAAGGAAGGAGACAATTTACTGGCCCTTTCGGTAAACAATGATACCTGGCAGCCGGGTACTATTCCGGGAGCAAAGGACAACAACCGGGTTAACGATCCTTTTAATGGCTGGATGAACTATGGAGGCCTTGTCCGGCCGGTATACCTTACGGTGAAGCCCGAAGTATATGCCGAGAATCTCAAAATTGAGGCCACTCCTGATTTGCAGAAAGGCACTGCTTCCTTAAAGACAAAATTGCGGATCCGTAATGCCTCTCAAAAGGCGGTATCTCCCAAAACCGCATTAAGCATTACCCTGGAAGGGAAAAATATTCCATTGAACTGGAAACATCATACCCCGGTTATCAGTCCCGGACAAACGCTTGTAATCGAATATGAGGCAGCCCTCGCTACTGCACAAGTCAAATTATGGAATCTTGATTCCCCTCATTTGTATCAGCTAACAGCCGTTACAGGATCAGACACCATTCGCAGTCATTTCGGTATACGAAAGGTTGAAGTAAAAAATGCACAGTTACTCCTGAATGGCAAACCCATGCGCATTGCCGGAGGGAACCGCGTAGTGGACCATCCAGGCCTCGGATCTCTTGAACCCGACTGGCTGGTGGAGAAAGATTTCCGTCTGATGAAGGAGGCGGGTATGGAATTTCAGCGCCTCACCCACTATACCCCTTCCGAGAACTTTTATAACCTGGCCGACCGCTATGGCATGCTCATCATCACGGAAGCGGGAAACTGGCAGCTTACTCCCCGGCAGATGGAAAATGATACCATCAGGGCGCATTTCCGGCAGCAGTTTAAGGAAATGGTTGAAAGAGACTGGAACCATCCGAGTGTGATTGCATACAGCGTAGGTAACGAGTATTTATCCGAACTTCCCGAAGGCCAGAGATGGACAAAAGACATGATTGAATATGCACGTGAACTGGATCCGACCCGCCTCTACACTTTCGCTTCCATGCGCCTTAATATCCTGCCGGCAAAGCCTGAGGACGAAGCCAGTCAGTATGTTGACATTGTCTGCGCCAATATTTACGGAGGCCATGCCAAAACACTGGACCACATCCATAAACTGTATCCCGACAAGCCCATATTGGTAAGTGAATGGGGGGTAAGAGCAGATGACAAGACGGAATTCTGGTATGAGAAACCCAGGACAGACGTTCATCATTTTAATGAAAGTGAAGTAAATCAGGCCAAACACGTGTCTGATGTGGTTTCCGAAGTACGCAAACGCCCCTTCGTAGTCGGCGCTTCCTGGTGGAGTTATAACGACTATCGGAGCCGGCACTTTCTGAGTAACCCCAATGGCTACCGTCCCTGGGGAATTGTCCGCCCGGACCGCAGCCTTCGTCCTGCCTATCAAACCTATCAAAAAGAAATGGCCGTCCTGACTATTGAAAAAACCGGTTTTACAACGGGGACGGAAGGTATTCATCAGCTAAAATTACTGATCAGATCCCGGGCAGACTTCCCGGCTTATGAAACCAGCGGTTATGTTTTGGAGGCAGGAAACAGCAAATTCTCTATTCCAGCCATGAAACCGGGAGAGAGCAAAGAGCTGAACATTCCGGTAAAGGGTTTTGATAAAAACATAGTGCTAAAAATTTACAAACCAACGGGTTTTCTGGTTACGGAAACCCGTACCGAATTGAAATAA